GCATCTCAGCCTCAGGCCTGCCGGACATCAAGGCCAAGGCGGAAAAGCCGCAGATCCGCGTGGCGGCGACCCAAACCGAGGCCATCACCGTGCACGTGCAGGCGGACCCGCAATACGCCACCAAGGGCAGCCATGAGATCCACTTCCAGATCCAGTCCCTCAATCACCCCGGCCTGAGGGTGGAGGAAAAATCCAGCTTCATCGGAGAATAAACGATGCAACACACCGCCCACCACCCGCCCCGCCCCTGGTACCGCGAGCCTTGGCCGTGGATTTTGTTCGGCATCCCGCTGGTTTCCATCATCGTCGGCGTGTTCTTTCTGATCACCGCCATCCGCTCCGACGACGGCCTGGTGACCGACGACTACTACAAGAAGGGCAAGGCCATCAATATGGAGCTGCGCCGCGACAAAGTCGCCGCGCAGATGGGCCTGTCCGGCCAGCTGATGTTCGGCAACGACGGCCGCAGCTTAAGGCTGATCACCACCAGCAAGGCGCAGCTGCCCGACACCCTGACGCTGAAGATGATCCATCCGGCCCAGGACGATTTCGACCAGGGCGCGGAAATGACGCTGACCGGCCCCAATCTGTACCAAGGCGTGCTGAGCAAGGAACTGGTCACCGCCAACCACTGGTATGTGCAGGTGGAAGACCACGACAAGAAATGGCGCATCGTCGGCGAATGGAAAACCGCCCAAGGACCGATGGCGCAGCTGGGCCAGCCCAAGCTGGAGCCGGTGGAGCACTGAGACAGGCCATGCCCGACGAAAACGGCCCGCGATGCGGGCCGTTTTGCTTCAACTAGCTGAGTGAACAGGTCATCAGACCACCGTTCTCACCCGGCTGAAACAACATAGCGCGCCCGCCGCCAGTTGCCAGGCCGCCGTCGCCAGCATCAAGGTCCGCAACGGCATGTCGGCCGACAACATCCCGCCCAGCAACAGCGCCAGCGGCATCAGCAATTTGAACAGCGAGCCGGTCAAGCCGGACACCCGGCCGATCAACTCCGCCGGCGTCGCTTCCTGCCGATAGCTCCAGATGCCGACATTGCCGCACACCACGGCAAAGCTTTGCAGCGCCATCGCGCCGGCCAGCCAGGTCGGCGAATCCAAACACGCCTGCGCCGCCATCCCCGCCGCCTCCAATAGCAACGCCAGACAAATCATCCGTCCCAGGCCCAGCCAGCGCCGCACTTGCGCCACACGCAAGCCCGCGACGATGCCGCCCGCGCCGGCGCAGCCGAACAACACGCCGAGCTCGCCAGGCGACAAACCCAGTTGGTCGCGCGCCCGGAACAGGAACAGCACCTCGGCCACGCCAGCCGAGCCATTGGCCAACACCACAATCCAGCTGAGCTGCCACAAGGCAGCGTTGCCGCGCAAAGCGCGCCAGCCATCGGCCAGCTCCGTCAGGAAGCGTCGTTCGCGACTTGGCCGAACGGCGGACTTGGGTACCCGGACCATCAGCAGCGCTGAGCACAAAAACATCACGGCCGGCACGCCCAGGCTCCAATGCGGACGGGCCCAGGCAATCAGCAAGCCGGACAGCAAAGGCCCGCTGACGGCGAAAACATCGGACAGCGTGCCCAAATAGCCATTGGCCTGCACCAACTGCGCCTGCGGCACGCTCTCCTTCACCAAGGCCATCCGGCAGATGGCGGTCACGTAGTTGCACAGCATCACGCAGAAGGTCAGCGGATAGAACAGCCAGGCGCGCATGCCGCCCGCGGCCAGGGCCAACGCGCATCCGCCCAACAGAACCGCCATCGCCAGCAAGGCCCGCTGCGCCCAGCTGCGGCGGCATACTCTGTCCACCCATACGCCGATGACCGCCGCCAGAGCCAGGTTGGGCAGAAACTCCACCGCCCGCAGATTGCTCATCGCCGCCAGGGAGTGCGTCAGCTCATACAAGATCAAGGGCAAGGCCAATTGATAAATCTGGCCGCCCAGCGCCAGCAAGGCGGTGGAGGCGAACAAGCCGGCGAACACCGGCTGCCGCCACAAGGAAGAAGAAACAGCCGACATGCGCGCTCCATGACATTTGACAGAGGCGCCAGTATCCGGCACAAAAGCGGAGAGAAAAACGGACAATCAACCCAATCCTTCTCCCCTTTTCATATGCGCCTCCCCCACCATTACGCGCGGCTGTGCCGAGCCTTCCCCCGCCATCATGGCGAAATACGTCTGGCCGAGATTGCCGATGCCTTGTGCTGCAGCCTCCGCCACGCCCGCCTGCTGCTGAGCCAGATGGCGGACCAGGGCTGGCTGACTTGGCGAGCCGGCCTCGGCCGCGGCCATCCCTCTCGCCTGGCCCTGCTGGCCGACCCGATGGCCTTGGAGCGAGACGTCCTGCACGCCCATCTCGCGCGCGGCGACATTGAAAAAGCGCTGCAGACCTTGTCCCGCGAAGGACAAAAGCGGCTGACCGCCCTGCTGCCAGGCTATCTGGGCATGGTCGAGGGCGAAACCCGTGCGCTGCGGCTGCCCTTCTATCGGCCGCTGCACAGCCTGGACCCGGCGCAAATCAATCGCCGCACCGAGAACCATCTGATACGCCAGATCTTTGACGGCCTCACTCGCTACGACCTGAGCCTCGGCCGCATCGTGCCGGCGCTGGCCCACCACTGGCAGGCGGATGCCGGTCTGCGCCATTGGCGCTTTTATCTGCGGCCCGGCGTGCGTTTTCATCATGGCCGCCTGCTCGATGGCGAAGATGTAAGGCAAACGCTGTTGCGGCTGCGGGATGAGCCAGGCCCTCACCATGGGCTGCTAGCGCATCTGACCGAGGCGCGGCTGCTGGCGCCGCTGACGATAGACTTGCTCCTCAACCGCGCCGACGCGCTGCTGCCGCAGCGGCTGGCCCATGCCGCCGCCTCCATCCTGCCGCGCGATGGCTGGACACTGCCGGATTTTGGACAGCAGCCGATAGGCACCGGCGCTTTCAGACTAGCCGTCAATAATGAGCGCCGCGCCGTCTTGCAAGCATTCGAGCAATACTGGAAAGAGCGGCCGCTGCTGGATGCAGTGGAAATCTGGGTGGTGAACGACCCCGCCATCCGCGCCAAATTCGACGCCCGCGTCATCCTCCCTGGCGAAGCGTCGCAGAAC
The Chromobacterium sp. IIBBL 290-4 DNA segment above includes these coding regions:
- a CDS encoding MFS transporter — translated: MSAVSSSLWRQPVFAGLFASTALLALGGQIYQLALPLILYELTHSLAAMSNLRAVEFLPNLALAAVIGVWVDRVCRRSWAQRALLAMAVLLGGCALALAAGGMRAWLFYPLTFCVMLCNYVTAICRMALVKESVPQAQLVQANGYLGTLSDVFAVSGPLLSGLLIAWARPHWSLGVPAVMFLCSALLMVRVPKSAVRPSRERRFLTELADGWRALRGNAALWQLSWIVVLANGSAGVAEVLFLFRARDQLGLSPGELGVLFGCAGAGGIVAGLRVAQVRRWLGLGRMICLALLLEAAGMAAQACLDSPTWLAGAMALQSFAVVCGNVGIWSYRQEATPAELIGRVSGLTGSLFKLLMPLALLLGGMLSADMPLRTLMLATAAWQLAAGALCCFSRVRTVV
- a CDS encoding SgrR family transcriptional regulator, translating into MRLPHHYARLCRAFPRHHGEIRLAEIADALCCSLRHARLLLSQMADQGWLTWRAGLGRGHPSRLALLADPMALERDVLHAHLARGDIEKALQTLSREGQKRLTALLPGYLGMVEGETRALRLPFYRPLHSLDPAQINRRTENHLIRQIFDGLTRYDLSLGRIVPALAHHWQADAGLRHWRFYLRPGVRFHHGRLLDGEDVRQTLLRLRDEPGPHHGLLAHLTEARLLAPLTIDLLLNRADALLPQRLAHAAASILPRDGWTLPDFGQQPIGTGAFRLAVNNERRAVLQAFEQYWKERPLLDAVEIWVVNDPAIRAKFDARVILPGEASQNRPQYQQAEPGCSYLAAHPASLSHSQRRQLADWLHPGAWQARVDDEPAFGMLPQWRHSHAPCHAAPPELPAALRLTTYQLDSHIELAEAIAVRLREAGCRVQLDVKSYPDFARMDWLDQTDLLLSGEVMGDDIDFGLYQWLFQQAGYRHCLDDTALRWLDARGQALAAEPSCAQRWQGYENCARQLVEQAWLIPLRHHRQNWDAAPEVQGVSLSQCGWMDFSRLWFSPLVELPRP
- a CDS encoding FixH family protein, whose translation is MQHTAHHPPRPWYREPWPWILFGIPLVSIIVGVFFLITAIRSDDGLVTDDYYKKGKAINMELRRDKVAAQMGLSGQLMFGNDGRSLRLITTSKAQLPDTLTLKMIHPAQDDFDQGAEMTLTGPNLYQGVLSKELVTANHWYVQVEDHDKKWRIVGEWKTAQGPMAQLGQPKLEPVEH